The stretch of DNA TGTTTGCTTTCAGTTCTGGTTAAATCATCTAGTGGATCAGGTTTCTAAACCACTATCACATTCCTGACGGAAGTTGTGCATGTAGTACATGTTTTCAGTTCAGCAAGCTCTTTTTTTAGTTAGAGATCAATTTTGAAGACTAACATGTCATATGAATGCTCCCATCTCAGCAAAAGCCTTGATCTTCAATTTTGTAAGTTGTGGGAATACTTTGCTACTTCAAAATCTCCAGATAAAAGTTGAGGAATTCATACGATAGTCGATTGGAAAAATATATCTAGCAGTTCAATTTGTTTCATGCGCACAATGGGATAAATTAATGTAACACAAGCCTTTGCAATTTAGTGTTGTTGTTATTAGAATCGGGAGACTTGCTTTGTTACCGTACTTAGAGTTGCTGATTGATTACTATAGTAATAGCCAGGAAGGTTTGTAGTCAACTTATCTGCAGTTGTAATTAGTCGACTTATGCTCCTTAAATTGTTGTTCTTTTGGTGACCAGTGAATGGGCAATTGACTCTCTTGTGTATATGGCTGATCTAATTGTTGGGAAAATCTTCAACACATTGTAATATGAAAGGTTTTACCCCGCAAACAAATAAAAATATGAAAggatttgatttttttttcttggGACTTCTTCGTACACTTTttactattgtactccctccggtccttttgaCTCCACACATTACCTTTGTCTGAAGTCAAAgtttgctaagtttgaccaaatttatattagaaaatattaacatctataacatctaataaatataatatgaaaatatattctgAGATAAACCTAATAATAAatgtgttgttatgtgaatgttaataattttttgtataaacttggtcaaagtttgatgagattgacttcaggcaaacctaatatgcagagtaaaaaggaccggagggagtattcACTATAGTTTTCCTTTATTGAACTAATTTTCCGCttgcattgtactccctccgttccaaattactcgtcatgattttagttcaaatttgaactaaaaccacgacgagtaatttggaacggagagAGTAGATATCAAGTCTTAgagaaggaagttttgtatggcaGTCGACTCTTTTCTTCTCCGATTCAGATTCACAGATAAATACCCCATTCTTCTTTTTTCAGGCCTTGATGGAGGCAGTACTTGCTAATGCAGGATGGAAAACTGCCTGTTACATGTAGTCTTTAGAACCTGTGCTGAAATGGCGCTTTATTGTTTGGAAAGTGTCCGATTTTGCAAAACTTTTGGATGTATCGAATAGTTTTCAAGTTGTTTCAGTGACATCAGTTCCTGCTAAGACATTTTAAAATGTGAACCTAAATACCTGTTACCATAAGTGACCTAACTTGTGGTGGTGTGCAATGTTCACCTAACTTAAAACAGCTTGCGCCCTGTCTTTCTTCCGCAACACAAAGACTAGATTAATATAGCCCCCGTACGTCAAGTGAGATCAAGCATAAACTCCGAACATTCAGACAACCAACCAATATGCAGGTGCATTAGAGTATGGAAAAGGCAAAGCTCCCAAAGAGTAACTGATAtttcctccatcgatgatgacgaAAACAACTAAAAAATGTCAGAACTATCAACCTATACTCGCCTACATTTACCCAACTCTTATCCCGtacaaaagtaaataaataaatgtACACACGGGCGTTTAAGTTGGCATGCATGCCTGTCCATGAACAAGTCTATTGATACATGGATTTTATTTCAAAGCACACGTGTTGGTGGGTCTCTGCCATTTGCATACATGATTCCAAATTGGGTCTGTGCTATCAAATTAAAGTATGTATATACATCTTATTGTAGACAACAGTCCACCATATTTCTTATTAGAGGAGATTAAACAATGGATATTTTTTTCATTGCACACATGAATTTAGCATGATTTGGCACGCACAACGGGTCCATGATAACCATATTTTCAACTAAAATAATGCTTGGTCTGTACATGTTATACATTTTTTTTCAAACTCGGATTTTCGCGGTGTGATAACCATATTTCCAATATACCATGGTTTAAAAAAAAGAACTTTCTACTATTGATATCGAATAGGTCCTTGCAAAATGAAATTATTTTCATCAACAACATGGCTTTAGCGGGCCTCTGCGCCATTTGACGCAACGGGTCAACTAGTGAAAGTAACGCTAAGACCAAGTATCAAAatagatttattgaaaatcaAAATAGATTTATATCGTCTACGAGTTTGCTGACAACAATGTCAGAAGGAGCTTCCAAAGTATTTAGTCTGACCAAAATGAGTGAATGATCTTTTTCTTAGATGAGAATGGGCGAATGATCTGAGCATGCGCACGTTAAATGATCAACATGTCAAATGAAATGAAAGTAACGCTAAGACCGGCCCACTCCGAACCGACGGCCTAGATCTTGCCTCGCTAAACCCAACGAACACGGCAACACCCAAACCCTAAGCGATCCCACATATATAAGCCCTCTCCATCGCGCGACCGCCCCAATTCCCCCCCATGGCACCCAACCCCCGCCCCATCGTCTCGGTGAAGGCCCTGGAGGGTGACATGACCACCGACTGCGCCGGCCTCGCCCTTGCCGAGGTCTTCCGCTCGCCGATCCGCCCCGACGTTGTCCGCTCAGTCCACAGGTTGCTCTCCTGCAACAAGCGCCAGCCCTACGCCGTCTCCCGTCGCGCCGGACACCAGACCTCGGCCGAGTCTTGGGGCACGGGGCGTGCGGTGTCACGTATTCCTCGTGTCCCTGGAGGCGGAACACACCGCGCTGGCCAGGGGGCCTTCGGCAACATGTGCTGTGGGGGACGTATGTTCGCACCCACCAAGACCTGGCGCAAGTGGCACCGCCGCGTCAACGTCCACATGCGACGTGTCGCCGTCACCTCCgccctcgccgccaccgccgtcCCAGCCCTTGTCCTCGCCCGCGGTCACCGCATCGAAACCGTCCCTGAGATGCCCCTTGTCATTTCTGACTCGGCGGAGTCCATCGAGAAGACTTCTCAGGCCATCAAGATCCTGAAGCAGACCGGTGCCTATGCTGATTCTGAGAAGGCCCAGGACTCTGTTGGCATCCGAACTGGCAAGGGTAAGATGCGCAACCGCCGATACATCAACCGCAAGGGGCCTCTCGTTGTCTACGGCACTGAGGGATCGAAGATCGTCAAGGCCTTCCGCAACCTGCCTGGTGTGGATGTCGCCAACGTTGAGCGCCTCAACCTTCTCGAccttgcccctggtggccaccttGGGCGGTTTGTAATCTGGACGGAGACTGCATTCAAGAAGTTGGAGGAGGTGTATGGCACCTTTGATGCGCCTTCACAGAGGAATGGCTTCTTTCTGCCAAGGCCCAAGATGACCAACGCTGACCTTGGCAGGATCATCAACTCTGATGAGGTGCAGTCTGTCGTTAAGCCAACCAACAAGGAGATAAAGCtcaggaagaagaggaggaaccCGCTCAAGAATGTGGCTGCAGTGCTCAAGCTGAACCCCTACTTTGGCACTGCCCGCAGGATGGCTACCCTCGTGGAAGCTGCTCGCatgaaggcaaggaaggagaagatTGCTTCCAAGAGGACCAGGCTTAGCCCGGTATATATCTCTTTACTCCTTGCTTGCGATCATTGTCTTTTTCTGTATGAAAGAAATTTGCCGTGAGCTATTTTTCATGAACTGTTGATTTAGAAGTTCATAGCATAATATAGCTTCATATACATACTGGATTGTTAATTTGTTCCCTGTGATATCTGCATGCTTAACATGTATGCTTGCCCTACAAACTAAAGCCGTGTTTTCTGTATGTCAATTCTAAACTAGAGAAACTTGTTAATTAGTAAGTCGGCTCTGCTCATGTTTTCTGTATGTCATTTACTTCTGTTGTCTGTTAGTAGCTCTATTTATGACCTTGGCAATGTATGCTAACTACATCTTTTTGCACTTCAGTAAATTATGGATAATTGTAATGATGTATGACAATGTTAGTTTTGTAGAAGGAACTTGCCCAGCATTTCTGTGAAATATTTCTTTTCTAGTTGCATTAAGTGTAATGAGGCCTATCTTTGATATTGTGCTAACAGTCCACCTCTGTCCTCTTTTTAGGAGGAAGCTGCCAAGGTCAAGGCTGCTGGCAAAGCATGGTACAAGACCATGATATCCGACAGTGACTACACTGAGTTTGATGTCTTCTCGAAGTGGCTCGGTGTGTCGCAGTAAGCATGTTCTGATTAAGTTTTGGGTACTAGTCCTGTCAAGTTAAGTCGGCGAGAACTTCCCAAAAGGATTCTCGTTTCTCTATATAATCCTATTATTAGCTGAGTTTTTTTCCCCGAGAATTCTGCTATGTCTGTTTTGTGTTTCTGTTGTCGTGAGAACATGTATATGATGTTGTTCAAACTGCACTACCGGAATAACCCTATATGCCTACGGCCTTATCTATGCCGACAACTTTTTGTCGGGGCCGTCGGCATACCTCAAGCTACGCCGACAGCCTGGgaaaagccgtcggcatagagaagccgtcggcatacctccatctatgcctacggcagccgtaggcatagttaggccgtcggcatatatCGATCTATGCCTACGGTAGTCGTAGGCATAgttaggccgtcggcatagatgtgGTCCGGGTGGCTCAGGGACCAACGGCGGGCTGACGCCgtcaaatctatgccgacggccctgacggcggccgtcggcatagatattatctgtatttttttattaggagctgccacgtggcagagCTGTGCCGACGGCAAGGCCGTAGGCATAGGCCTTGCCATAGGCATAGCCCCGCCACGTGGCGCCTGGCCGAGAACTCTGCCTACGGATattatttgtttttattttaaattatttttatttttaagtTAAAATTTGTTTAATTTAAATCTAACTTATCTAAACTTAAACATACACAAATTATACATCGATTTAGGGTAGAATTTTCCATAGATTATGAATATCCagtttgtttttgtttttgagtATGTTAGAAATGTGGCCTCCTGTACTTTTGCATATATGTCCTTATGCTTTGTTAAAATCATAAGTAATTGATACTTGGATCGATTTTGACAAATTTTATATGGGTTTTATCAGAATCTTGAAAGGATTCTGTGCTATACTATGTTTCAAATTTGAACAAACTTAAATCATGTTTGCTTCAGATTTATAGAAAACACCCTTTTGTTTTGACTTTTTTGTATATTTGTCATTTCTTGCCCAAACGTGACAAATTTTATATCTACATCCATCAGATTGTTTCAAGGATTGTCGTTCATGAGGAAACGGCCATGTCGGGTTGACACGAAAGGAATCTTATGGTGTGTTTGGCCCAGACCTTGTACTCAAGTGTTCCTATGGGCCGACCTATCACAACCAGGTGAAAACGTCCATTGGTCAAAGCTCGTCCGGTGAAAGTCAAAGGCATAGATTTCCGGGTCAACTTGTCCAGGGTTAGGCCGACCGGGGGCCTTCGGGGgaggggtagcaatgccaccagAGCATCGCGCCGAGTCCTCATACATGTCGAAAGGTGTGGTGCCATGTCTAAAGAGGCAATACGTGGCTCCGGTGTGAGGTTCGACCTCATGAACGACGATGAAATCGAAGTAATCCTTCTGCGGCTTTGGCGTTGCATGAATATTCCTGAACACTTGGAGCGTAATCAATTCATGACATTTTTACACAGTGCAGACACATATGATATAATATGCATGGCAATTTCTTATATTTTTGTAAGATGCAGGAGTATGTGAAAAAAAAATCCCCCACCACTGATTGTTTCCGCGTGTCTACAAGTGTGGTCGGGGGCCTTTGGGGGCTAGCTATGCCACCAAATCTTGCACCAGGTCCTCTTACATGTCTGGAAATGTGTTGTCAGGTGCAAACAAACGACATTTGGCTCCCGGAGTGTGACCCCTTCACGGAAGGCGCTGCCGCCGGCACTTGGAGGGGGGAAATGGCCGCATAGGGTCAATATGAGGGGGGTCCGCTAGTCGGTTGGGCCCAAACCTTGTTCTGAaatgttcctatgggctgacctatcacAACCAGGTGGAAAAGTACGTTGGTCAAAGGCCGTCCGGTAAAAGTCAAAGGCCTAGATCTTCGGGTCAATCGGGCTAGGATTAGGCCGGTCGGGGGCCTTGGGGGTAGCAATGGTACCAAACTCGCATTGTGTCTTAATATATGTATACAAGTGCGATGGAGGGTTGAAATAGCAAATGGAGCAACGGGCGGCGCACTTCCTTCACAAAACTGGGCACACTCTCTCTCGATAGCTAGATACTACCTCGGAAATGGTGCAGTTTACAAGAGGCCTTCGGTTAGGCTTATGCGAAATGCGCTCAAACTTTTACCACAACCTACAAGGGCCACATGACGCCATCGTGCTAGGTCTCGAGAATTTCCGGCATCGTATGATTTCCCATGGATTTTAACAGCTAGATCCAGCATGTCGCTGAGGCACATTCACCCTTCGGTGGTGGGGCCTGCCCCTCCTTTGGTTGCACTAGGCCTACACATACCGCAAAGACATCATATATGATTTGACAAACCACTTTTGGACATCATTTCAGGTGGTCGCCATGCAGATCTGTAACTTCATGCATTGAAACCCTACGGATGCAATAAATGTCTCAAATATTGCAGGCGGCCCCGGAAAATGCCATGTCCTGCCATGTGTCATGTGATGGCCCCATTTGAGATCATGAGAACTTTCGAGGTCAACGGAGAAACGGGCAACACACTTCCTTCACAAATCAGACAAGTTCTCTCTCGATAGCCATATACTACCTCGGAGATCTTGTAGTTTACAAGCGGCCTACGGCCAGGCTTCTACGAAACGCGCTCAAACTTTTACCACACCCTACAAGGGCCATATGATGACACCGTGTCAGGTCCCGAGGATTTCTAGCATCATATGATTTCCCGTGGATTTTAACGGCCAGATCCGGCTTGCCGCCAAGGTACATTCGCGCCCGGGTGGTGGGTCCTGCCCGTCCTTTGGTTGCACTAGGCCTACACGTACCGTGAATACATCATATATGGTTTTACAAACCACTCTTGGACATCATTTCAGGTGCTCGCAGTTTACCAGCGGTCTCCGGTCAGGCTTCTCCCAAACGCGCTGAAACTTTACCACACCCTACCGTGGCGGGCTCGGCCCGGTCGGGAAGCATGGGAAGGAGCGAGCCGTTTATACCAATTCCCTTCTCCAAAATTGTTAAGTGTTTACTCGGAATAAGAggagaaaatacaattgcaataGCTTAAATCTCATTGGTGGAACCAATTGTGGCATGGATTGATGACATGGCTCACATCTATCCATCCATCTCTCCACACCACATGCCACATCCATCCATCTAAAGAAAAggaggaaaaaaagaaaaaggaaaacaaGACAGAAACCCACCGCacgcctctccctctccctctctcgcTTGTCTCTTCCTCCTCCGGACCTGCTCCCTCCCCCACCCACGAAACCCTCGCCGCCGCTGCCTACGCCGCTCGATTCCGGCGTGTTCCGGCGGCCCTCGCCGGCGCGCAGCACAGATCCGTGCTCCCCTGCCGCCGCTCTTCCCTTCCCTCCGGCCAGATCCGCCTCTCGCCGCCCCGAGAGCTCTCCCACGACCCCTCCCCATGGCTAGGGTTTCGAGGGTGGCGTCCCCTCCAACTCCGGCGTGTCGCTGGCGACTCTGCTCCGCCCTCTCCGACGCCCACCGCAAGTCGCACGGGCGGCTCCGCCTCGTGGTCGGTGCTCCTGCACCCGGTGGCTGCGGGGCGGACGCACGCGGCGGGTAAACTCCGGCAAGACGGCGGCCCCCTCCATGGCGTGACAGCGGTGCATTGCATCGGGTAAAGCACCCCCATGGTGAGCCCCTTTGCACTCCTCTGTTCCGCCCTTTTCCTTGTATAATGATGCTTCACTTCCGCCTAGCTAGCTAAAAGAAACGTGTGTTTGTTTATGTATGCTATGACAAATCACGTACGTGTATGCTAGCTAAAAGAAGCAACCAAACTAGTAGCTTAATTGATATACAGGAAACTAGCTAGATGTGCGTCTCTAACAATGTATTCATCAGGCCGCTCTCAGGTATCGTTTGAGTGCGCCAATTAGTTCGGCCAGCCTCTATGATTTATTCTGATAGTTGCTGGAGTGCTTCTATTTGTGAAAATTTCGACGCAACAAAAAAAATGTTAATCAGTCTGCTCTCTCAAAGTCAAGTTTGGGCTGCTGCATATGAATGGATTTTTTTTCTCAGTTTGGGAGCTAGGTACTGGTGGAGTTGGTATATCCATAGATAGCATACACTTGCGCATTTTTTTGAGTTCTTCTGTTGCAAATGAAAACAACCATCATGGATCTCCTCTGTTTTCAAGCAGCTTGCTTCTCCATGTATGTCTTATGCAGCATATTCGCAGGAGGGAGGGACGTCCATGGATTGGATTGCAAGGATTGGATGCAAACCAATGAACAGGAGGAGGAGAGATGCAAGCCATGCCATCACCTGAAGGTCCCTGCCATGAACCCCTTCCCCTTCACATGTATAATCATGCTCAACATATGATTTTTTTAATCTTCAATTCAGCCTAGCTAGCTGTTGTAGTACTTGCTTGTCTCCTTCCAAATGTTGCCCCAGTCCGTTGAGTTTCTTATTGCTCCAGGTAGTACTGCTATTTTTCTGCTCTGCAATTTGACATGCATGGTTCCAGGCTCTCAGTCTACCACTTTTGTTGCTGTGATGTCGAGCTCTGCTTTCTTTATTATCACGAGTTGCAAAATTAGTAGGAAGTAAACTTTTGTTAACTTGTTGGTTGAACCAATGGAACTACTGTTATTGATTTGTCGCTCAACTAGTTCTCCAATGATTGGATCGAATGATGGCATGACCCTACTATTATCATTGCAATTATCTTGGTCTTATAGATGTTATTGTTCCTGTCATATATCACATGCTACTTTCTTTATTAGTTGGCTGCTGGTTCTATTTGTTCATATGTATAAGTGCTAATGTTTCTTTGTTATCTTATAAAGGATATAGTGCTTCATTTGTATATAGTTGTAACTCTCTTATTGATCAACATATACTGATTCATCTCTTTACTGCAATTACTCTGTAGTTCATGATTTGCTCCCGTAGTGGTATAAAATAATAGTTTCTCTTTCAAGCTGGTACTGTGTTTGATATATACTAGTCTTCATCTAAATACCATGTATTGGTATTTCTTATATGGTTTAGTACATCATCTACTGGTGGTTTAGTTGTATATTGTACAGGACATAGTCCTGATGGTTGCATGTAGTGATAATTCTTTCTTTGCATTAGCTATTTCATATGTTTCAGATGATTTAGATGCATGCTTATACTCCTATCTATACCAGGTGCATGTGTTGTGCTTGTGTACCTATATACAGAATAGTACCCATGTGTAAGTGGGTGTATGTGTTCTGCTTACAGCAGACGTTTAGTAAATGTGCTATCAATGGCCTATTTCTTGCAGGTTATGGACTATATATTTCCTTGCTAATTCCCTCTCTCTTAAATCTGATTTGAACAGATGCTACACTGGTCTCTTcactttctttctttctctcctACTCTCACTGATAAGAACAGGTGCTCCTTAATCTTGTCATGCCAATGATGGTGTCCTGAGGCTCTCATCGTTACTTAACAACAGATGCTGCACTACTTGATCCAATGATGCAATAGTCCTAGCACTACTAGGCTGCCTGAGGACAATCCCTACTTCAAACCCTACCTCTGGgctagttgattagtagtgggTTAGTTGGATTTCATCTGAAAACTAACCCAAGCTTAATTGCGGGATCCCCTAATCATGGAGTTAGTTCTAGTTTGAGTTGATCTTTGGGTTTGGCTTTGATCTATACTTTGCTGGCTCTACTTCTGTCTTTTGGGTTATTGGCTCCATTTATGCAGTGTTGGCTCTCTTCTACTGTTTCTTTGATCAACTTAATCTGATTGGGGTTTGACTAATGTTTCCAAACTCGTAAGTGCTAGCTCCTACACAAAGGCATTTTGCTAAGGGGAATGCTACATTTAAACCTTGATCAAGTTTTTCCTGTTTGTTGTTTCTTGTTTTGCAGGTTGATGAACTGGAAGAAAGAAGCAGAAGATGAAGAACTAGATAGTTTAGTATAGGTTTAGTTTAGGactttttctttcttcttttatttctttttcctCTAAGTGTAATTCTTGAATGCTTGTAATTGACATTTATATTAATAAAGTCTATTGTTTATTATTCAGACCAAATAATTGTAGTGTTCCATATATTATGAATATAGTTTCTTTTATTCACTTTTTGCAAAATCACTTGTATTATTTATTCATCAATATAGGTTTGCATATATGCCTACAGCAAAGCCATCGGCATAACTGCCATGTGGTAGCTCCTAGCCGAGgactatgcctacggcaaagctgTCGGCATAGATcatctatgcctacggcaaagccgtagGCATAGTACTCAGCCAGGAGCAACCTTGAGCTGCCACGTGGCAGGActatgccgacggcaaagccGTAGGCATAGTTTCGGCACGTGGCAGCTCCAGGTTGGTTGGACTTAGTGATGGCGCCGTCAGCTGCCGTCTCGTCCTTTTTTTGCCGACGGtgaaactatgccgacggctgtacgaaagccgtcggcatagctgcctatgccgacggctttagTACGCCGACGGTCTGACAAGAGTACGCTGACGCATTCTATGCCGACGGGGATATGCTGACGGCAGCCGTAGGCataggcctatgccgacggcattGTGGCCTATATGCCGACGGCCTTGGG from Triticum urartu cultivar G1812 chromosome 3, Tu2.1, whole genome shotgun sequence encodes:
- the LOC125547797 gene encoding 60S ribosomal protein L4-1-like, giving the protein MAPNPRPIVSVKALEGDMTTDCAGLALAEVFRSPIRPDVVRSVHRLLSCNKRQPYAVSRRAGHQTSAESWGTGRAVSRIPRVPGGGTHRAGQGAFGNMCCGGRMFAPTKTWRKWHRRVNVHMRRVAVTSALAATAVPALVLARGHRIETVPEMPLVISDSAESIEKTSQAIKILKQTGAYADSEKAQDSVGIRTGKGKMRNRRYINRKGPLVVYGTEGSKIVKAFRNLPGVDVANVERLNLLDLAPGGHLGRFVIWTETAFKKLEEVYGTFDAPSQRNGFFLPRPKMTNADLGRIINSDEVQSVVKPTNKEIKLRKKRRNPLKNVAAVLKLNPYFGTARRMATLVEAARMKARKEKIASKRTRLSPEEAAKVKAAGKAWYKTMISDSDYTEFDVFSKWLGVSQ